The Montipora capricornis isolate CH-2021 chromosome 1, ASM3666992v2, whole genome shotgun sequence genome contains a region encoding:
- the LOC138056127 gene encoding uncharacterized protein, with protein sequence MTEILEKGYARKVPAHTQGLNYVKWYIPHHGIYHPRKPGKIRVVFDCSAKFQGKSLNDLLLKGPDLTNTLFGVLMRFRQERIAIMADIEAMFYQVRVTEEDRTFLRFLWWPEGSLDENLEEYQMVVHLFEAASSPACSNFALRKTAEDNRDHFPREVVSSVNKNFYVGDCLKSLPSTEEALQHASDLKCLLSRGGFRLTKWVSNSRRVLDVIPEAERAKEVKNLDLSKEDLPFERALGVRWCIETDTFGFKIDLKHSQPTPRGILSVVSSVYDPLSLVAPFVLPAKRLLQDLCRGKLGWDDAIPSK encoded by the coding sequence ATGACTGAGATTCTAGAGAAGGGCTACGCCCGTAAAGTTCCCGCGCACACGCAAGGGTTAAACTATGTAAAGTGGTATATCCCGCACCACGGCATCTACCATCCTCGCAAGCCTGGTAAAATACGAGTCGTTTTCGACTGTTCCGCGAAGTTTCAAGGAAAGTCGCTCAACGATCTGTTGCTCAAGGGTCCAGATTTAACGAACACGTTGTTCGGTGTATTGATGAGGTTTCGCCAAGAAAGGATAGCAATCATGGCGGATATTGAAGCGATGTTTTACCAGGTTAGGGTAACCGAAGAAGACAGAACCTTTCTCCGTTTCCTGTGGTGGCCTGAGGGTAGCCTGGACGAAAATCTGGAAGAGTATCAGATGGTTGTGCATTTGTTTGAAGCAGCTTCCTCTCCAGCATGTTCCAACTTTGCCCTGCGAAAGACGGCAGAGGACAACAGGGATCACTTTCCAAGGGAAGTTGTAAGCTCGGTTAACAAGAACTTTTATGTAGGCGATTGCCTGAAATCTTTACCATCAACTGAAGAAGCTTTACAACATGCAAGTgatttgaaatgtttgctgtCAAGAGGTGGATTTCGTCTGACCAAATGGGTTAGTAATAGTCGCAGAGTCCTTGATGTCATCCCTGAAGCTGAGCGTGCCAAAGAAGTAAAGAACTTGGACCTTAGTAAAGAAGATCTACCATTCGAAAGAGCCCTTGGAGTTCGATGGTGCATAGAAACGGATACTTTTGGGTTCAAGATAGACCTGAAACATAGCCAACCCACACCAAGAGGAATCCTTTCGGTTGTGAGTTCAGTTTATGATCCTCTAAGTCTCGTTGCACCGTTCGTGTTGCCAGCCAAACGCTTGCTTCAAGATTTATGCCGGGGGAAGCTAGGATGGGATGATGCGATCCCCTCTAAGTAA